The following are from one region of the Phycisphaerales bacterium genome:
- a CDS encoding C45 family peptidase, with protein sequence MRDGPELERAFEAYWPAYQKWMSRAKPKISSKTAREKLGEHMPELVPAYAALLAQLGDDADVARFLTLYRPPPLVRGCTQAIWQGKGGPAMVRNYDHAPHLADGIVLRADWDGVSTLCMTDCIFGALDGVNEHGLCVALAFGGRQVSGDGFAAPLLVRYALQTCRTASEAAEAIARVPCYMTYTFVCLDASGEHATVYAAPDRPSRIDHARASTNHQGKVEWPQYAASCKTVERLHTAHDLLDAKGQSLESLAEGFLKAPIYRTGYSKGSGTLYTSVYTPQDRGLDLRWPQARMHQSLDRFEPGAIEAELGGAQVEQEPT encoded by the coding sequence ATGCGCGATGGCCCGGAATTAGAGCGCGCGTTCGAGGCGTACTGGCCCGCGTACCAGAAGTGGATGTCCCGGGCCAAGCCAAAGATAAGCTCGAAGACCGCGCGCGAAAAGCTGGGCGAGCACATGCCCGAACTGGTGCCGGCGTACGCGGCACTCCTGGCACAACTCGGCGACGACGCCGACGTGGCCCGCTTCCTCACGCTGTATCGCCCACCGCCGCTGGTGCGGGGTTGCACGCAGGCCATCTGGCAGGGCAAGGGGGGCCCCGCGATGGTGCGCAACTACGACCACGCGCCCCATTTGGCCGACGGCATCGTGCTTCGCGCCGATTGGGATGGCGTCTCGACGCTGTGCATGACCGACTGCATCTTCGGCGCCCTCGACGGCGTTAATGAGCACGGGCTCTGCGTCGCGCTCGCGTTCGGCGGACGCCAGGTCTCCGGCGACGGTTTTGCCGCCCCGCTGCTCGTGCGATACGCGCTGCAAACGTGCAGGACCGCGAGCGAAGCCGCCGAGGCCATCGCTCGAGTGCCGTGCTACATGACCTATACATTCGTCTGCCTGGACGCCTCGGGCGAGCACGCGACGGTGTACGCCGCCCCCGATCGGCCAAGCCGCATCGACCACGCCCGGGCCAGCACGAATCACCAGGGCAAGGTCGAGTGGCCGCAGTACGCCGCCTCGTGCAAGACGGTCGAGCGCCTCCACACCGCCCACGATCTGCTGGACGCCAAGGGACAATCCCTCGAATCGCTGGCCGAAGGTTTTCTCAAGGCTCCGATCTATCGCACGGGCTATTCCAAGGGCTCGGGCACGCTCTACACGAGCGTGTACACCCCCCAAGATCGTGGGCTCGATCTTCGTTGGCCCCAGGCCCGAATGCATCAGTCGCTCGACCGCTTCGAGCCGGGCGCAATCGAGGCCGAACTCGGAGGTGCACAGGTCGAACAAGAGCCGACGTGA